One Sparus aurata chromosome 5, fSpaAur1.1, whole genome shotgun sequence genomic window carries:
- the LOC115581017 gene encoding trichohyalin-like translates to MLSLRKECRPATKVEKLQEELLQHRAKEKKLLDAIKELKERLAELSVVETNLKRERLEVDKLRKHVIVRDSQFETLRRNCLKVKAELKNEEEHRGNERKELHESILALEKSLSEIKKKYASEKMLREQRDRELDQQGKKVQENKTLAIQNQTLNSELEHWKGKHNHVTKTIDELRQKLKAKQDEHRVLLHLHTTVKRVGERAESDNELLRENVNVLERFQEDAIQKDIQLQGDMHKQTEAHRNEIFKLTQMNKRLEEENLHQKITLEDQESKLTELMNERCSLTTEVENKRKMEIIQEAMILKLKNEVSSFSEMKLKLQMREEEISRLICDNYKENMAMKNTVNVLEKREKHGIVQIGFIKAEKDVIVQNLFKAQEEIDVKTKTIEKLTDTIQDLSDEISRKNSELDKVIKNYQSRTKQCRDVKRQLEDIKRTIVVAAAAAHQHERLLRNEMATMAAERDEKARELEFCNQQLKLKTQTIDNQNSERTRQQEAARDYMDEIKSLKLEIMDIKHQYDIDVKIGTQRDNHGNLKRPPQRNVIASLCSTQRQEHVLILTKLEEEKEKNEELTKMLAERPVDTTQKLRQCQRDIREVKEHFKVSQQNCEVYEEMCRREKERNRRLTDELRRLKLESAERLRDTRMPRSSNQTSSDPKDKPKSPRETRSRRTRFPTIPNTSQSLTAAESQPPPSPGFQARKILLQKRRLNLP, encoded by the coding sequence ATGTTGTCTTTGAGGAAAGAATGTCGCCCTGCCACAAAGGTAGAAAAACTCCAGGAAGAGCTCCTACAGCACAGGGCCAAGGAGAAGAAGTTGTTGGACGCCATCAAAGAGCTTAAAGAAAGGCTCGCCGAACTTAGCGTAGTTGAGACTAATTTGAAGAGAGAACGGCTTGAGGTTGATAAGCTACGCAAACACGTCATCGTGAGGGACAGCCAGTTCGAGACGTTGAGGAGAAACTGTTTGAAAGTGAAAGCAGAGCTCAAGAATGAGGAGGAACACAGAGGAAACGAGAGGAAGGAATTGCATGAGAGCATTTTGGCGTTGGAGAAAAGtctctctgaaataaaaaagaaatatgccTCCGAAAAGATGCTGAGAGAACAGAGGGACAGGGAGTTAGACCAACAAGGCAAGAAAgtgcaggaaaacaaaacactggccATACAAAACCAGACGCTGAACTCTGAGCTGGAACACTGGAAGGGAAAACACAACCACGTGACAAAGACAATAGATGAACTGAGGCAGAAGTTAAAAGCCAAACAAGACGAACACAGAGTGCTACTCCACTTACATACCACAGTAAAAAGAGTCGGAGAACGCGCTGAATCTGACAATGAATTGCTGCGAGAGAATGTAAATGTTCTTGAACGCTTCCAAGAGGACGCCATTCAAAAGGACATCCAACTTCAAGGGGATATGCACAAACAAACCGAGGCTCACAGGAATGAAATATTCAAGTTGACCCAGATGAACAAGAGGTTGGAAGAGGAAAACCTACATCAGAAGATCACACTTGAGGATCAGGAGTCCAAGCTTACAGAGCTAATGAACGAAAGGTGTTCCCTAACAACGGAAGTGGAGAACAAAAGAAAGATGGAGATCATACAGGAAGCCATGATCCTTAAACTGAAAAATGAAGTCAGCAGCTTCAGCGAGATGAAACTTAAACTCCAAATGAGGGAAGAGGAAATATCCAGGCTCATCTGCGACAATTATAAGGAAAACATGGCCATGAAGAATACAGTCAACGTgttggagaagagagagaaacatggaATCGTCCAGATTGGGTTCATCAAGGCCGAGAAAGACGTCATTGTTCAAAACCTCTTCAAGGCCCAAGAGGAAATAGATGTGAAAACGAAAACAATCGAAAAACTGACTGACACAATTCAAGATCTGAGTGATGAGATAAGCAGGAAAAATTCAGAGCTCGACAAGGTTATAAAGAATTATCAGTCCAGGACTAAGCAATGCAGAGATGTGAAGAGACAGCTGGAAGACATAAAAAGAACAATAGTGGTCGCTGCAGCTGCTGCGCATCAACACGAGCGGCTGCTGCGGAATGAAATGGCCACAATGGCAGCAGAGAGGGACGAAAAGGCGAGAGAGCTCGAGTTCTGCAACCAACAGCTGAAACTCAAGACACAGACCATTGACAATCAGAATTCCGAGAGGACCAGGCAACAAGAAGCTGCCCGAGATTATATGGACGAAATCAAGTCTCTCAAGCTGGAGATCATGGACATCAAGCATCAATATGACATTGATGTCAAGATAGGGACGCAGAGGGACAACCATGGGAACCTCAAAAGACCTCCTCAGCGAAATGTCATCGCGTCTTTGTGCAGCACGCAAAGACAAGAGCACGTGTTGATTCTAACAAAGctagaagaggagaaggaaaagaatGAGGAGCTGACGAAGATGTTGGCTGAGCGACCGGTGGACACAACACAGAAGCTCCGCCAGTGTCAACGGGATATCAGAGAGGTCAAGGAACACTTCAAGGTATCGCAGCAAAACTGCGAAGTGTACGAGGAAATGTGCCGGCGTGAGAAGGAGCGGAACAGAAGGCTGACTGATGAATTGAGGAGGCTCAAGTTGGAATCTGCAGAGAGATTAAGGGACACTCGCATGCCCCGTAGTTCAAATCAGACCTCGTCTGACCCTAAGGACAAACCAAAGAGCCCACGTGAAACCAGATCAAGACGCACAAGGTTCCCGACAATCCCCAACACATCCCAGAGTCTGACTGCAGCTGAATCACAGCCTCCCCCTTCTCCCGGGTTTCAGGCAAGAAAAATATTGCTACAGAAACGTCGATTAAATCTACCTTAG